Proteins from a genomic interval of Trifolium pratense cultivar HEN17-A07 linkage group LG6, ARS_RC_1.1, whole genome shotgun sequence:
- the LOC123892034 gene encoding GATA transcription factor 9-like, producing MALNLNDSSIQYNKKKHLGEQFNYIPHDVLQNLEWCPTFSETMERSLQKDWNYLLFCDTHEKENIKFNQLGEGITQKNVSNIQINQEINIDTSLPNIHSINHEYLPKKNKKSCSTTKGKDKSLKAKCIEKNNEKFCAIKKSKDKSLKVKGIDKYSERMCSHCETKDTTQWRVGPLGRNTLCNACGLRYKSHRLMEGYKPKASSNSDVANHSNFHKTL from the coding sequence ATGGCTTTGAATCTCAACGACTCAAGCATTCAATACAATAAGAAGAAACACCTTGGAGAGCAATTTAATTATATCCCACATGATGTACTACAAAATTTGGAATGGTGCCCTACTTTTTCAGAAACCATGGAGAGAAGTTTGCAAAAAGATTGGAATTATTTGCTTTTTTGTGACACTcatgagaaagaaaatatcaaatTCAATCAATTGGGTGAAGGAATAACACAAAAGAATGTGtcaaatattcaaataaatCAAGAGATAAATATTGATACAAGTTTGCCTAATATTCATAGCATCAATCATGAGTATCTaccaaagaaaaataagaagtcTTGTTCTACTACGAAAGGTAAAGATAAGAGTCTCAAAGCAAAGTgcatagaaaaaaataatgagaagTTTTGTGCTATTAAGAAGAGTAAAGATAAGAGTCTCAAAGTAAAGGGTATAGATAAATATAGTGAGAGAATGTGTAGCCATTGTGAGACTAAAGACACTACTCAATGGAGGGTTGGTCCTTTGGGGAGAAATACTTTATGCAATGCTTGTGGATTGAGATACAAGTCACATCGATTGATGGAAGGGTATAAACCTAAGGCAAGTTCAAATTCTGATGTTGCAAACCATTCAAATTTTCACAAGACCTTGTGA
- the LOC123892972 gene encoding uncharacterized protein LOC123892972 — protein MEETATSGGGGGIPWLWGVASAAQMGLGVRSYIKGHAGDSCLMPLKAFSVASLFIGSAASASIFILQANGIHGVDDLIEAGANLRAKLGLHPRTSNKNMDES, from the exons ATGGAGGAAACAGCCACTAGCGGCGGAGGCGGTGGTATTCCATGGTTGTGGGGTGTAGCCAGTGCTGCTCAAATGGGATTGGGTGTACGTTCCTACATTAAGGGACACGCAGGTGATTCTTGCCTCATGCCTTTGAAAGCTTTCTCTGTTGCTTCTCTTTTTATTGGCAGTGCCGCTTCCGCTTCTATCTTCATTCTTCAAGCTAATGGCATCCATGGG GTGGATGATCTCATTGAAGCCGGCGCCAATTTAAGAGCCAAACTTGGGTTACATCCACGCACATCGAATAA